CCATTTAGATCCGGCGGCTACAAAGGCCATTCCGGCAGCATTCAGCATGATCTCCACCGAGATCAGCATAAAGATCACATTCTTGCGGGTGAGCACACCGATCAGCCCCAGGCAAAACAATACGGCAGCCACCATTAATACCATTTTTGCGCTATTCATGTATTGCAGTTTGTTCGTTTTTGACGGTATTGGTTTTCCGGGTGCGTTTTGTTTTTTGATTATCGGACTTTCCATTTTGCAGGAAGCGGTGCAGCTCTTCCTTTTTGTGTTTACCAATATGTGCCGCACCAACGATCCCCGCCATCAGCAAAAAGCCGGTCAGCTCCACGGCAATGATATATTCGCCATATAAAGAAAGGGCTAACTTACGCGGTTCCACCACAGCTATTTTCATTACTTCCTCCCCATTTGAAAACAGCAATACGATCATTTCTATCAGCAATAACAACACGAGCGCCGCAGGCAGTACCCATACCTTTGGTTTCAACCACTCCCGCTCCTGCTGCGCAGTTTCCTTGCCCAGGTTCAGCATCATGACTACAAAAATGAACAACACAATAATGGCCCCGGCATAAACAATAACTTCCAGCGCCGCGACAAACGGAGCGCCCAGCGACAAAAAGACCATGCTTGAAGAGAAGAAGGAGACGGCGAGGTAGAGCAATGCGTGTACGGGGTGGTAACGCGTAATTACCATTATTGTGGACAATACTGCTATAATGGACGATATGTAGAATAATGTTGACAAGTTGATAGAGTTGATATGGTTGATAAAGTTGACCAGTTAACAAGTTGACGAGTTGACCAGGAAATACAAGTTTGTTAGCTTATTTGATTTTAAGTTATTAGGTTCTTAAGTTATTGGGTTTGTAAGTTTTTTTAAGGCACCCTGGCCAGGAACCGTTTGCCTGCCTGTCCCGACTTGTCGGGATTTGCCGATTCACGATTCACGGTAATAAGCTATGTACATCCACGGGCTTCTCTTCATTAGCCCCCTCGCCTTTTTTCTTTACACCTGCTTCTAAACCAGCCACACGGTAAAAATTATAACCCGGGTATTTTCCCTGGCTGTCGATCAACAGATCTTCTTTTTCAAACACCAGGTTCTGCCGGTTATAATCGGCCATTTCAAAATCGGGGATCAGTTGTATGGCGTAGGTTGGACAGGCATCTTCGCAAAAGCCACAAAAAATACAACGGGAGAAATTGATCCGGAAGAAATCTGGATAACGGCGGCCATTTTCATCTTCGGTAGCCTGTAAGGCAATACAATCTACCGGACAAGCCACGGCACATAAATAACAACCCACACACCGTTCGCCCCCATCTGGATCTTTTGTCAATACAATGCGGCCCCGGTAACGCGGATGCAGCTCCACTTTCTCCTCGGGATATTCTATCGTTTCCTTTTTACGGAACAGGTGTATGAACACCAACCACATGGTTCGTAAGTGACTTAGCATAACTTCTATTTTTTAGATTCGCGATTTCATCCACAACGCTATCGCCCCCGTAATCAGCACATTCGCCAGCACCAATGGCAACAAGATCTTCCAGCCATAGGTTACCAATTGATCGTAGCGCGGGCGGGGCAAAGAGGCCCTTAACAAAATGAACAGGCCGATAAAGAAAAACAACTTAATTATAAACCATATCAGCGGTGGCAGAAAGGAGGGGCCGAGCCAGCCACCGAAAAACAGCGTAACGATCATTGCCGAGATAAGGGTAATGCCCAGGTATTCGCCAATAAAGAACATCCCGAATTTCATCCCGGAATACTCGGCGTGGTAACCCGCAATCAATTCGCTTTCCGCTTCGGGAATGTCAAATGGCAGGCGGTGCGTTTCAGCCACACCCGCAATCAAAAAAATAATAAAGCCAACAGGCTGAGTCACCACATACCACAGATGCTGTTGCGCCATTACAATATCACCCAGGTTAAATGAGCCGGTCAACATTACCACCCCCATCAACGATAAACCCATAAATACTTCGTAGGCGATCATTTGTGAGGCGCCGCGCAAAGCGCCCAGTAACGCATATTTATTATTGGAAGCCCAGCCGCCTAACACAATGCTGTACACGCCCAGGGATGACATGGCGAGAAAAAAGAGGATACCGATGTTCAGATCGGCCACCACAATACCGGGTGCAAAGGGGATAATCACAAAACTCAACAACACACTGGCTACCACGATGGCGGGCGCGGTTACAAAGATCCATTTATCGGCAAAAGGCGGGATCCAGTCTTCCTTGAAAAATAATTTAAGCGTATCTGCCAGCACGATCAATATACCCAACGGTCCGGCACGGTTCGGTCCCAGCCGGTCCTGCCAAAGCGCCAGCAGGCGGCGTTCTACCCAGATCAACCCGGCCGCAATATTCAGCAGCACGAATAATACTCCTATTACAATCCATATTTGTTGAGTAGTGCTCATGATTCAAAGTTTCAGTTCCGGGTTCCGGGTTCCGAGTTCCAAGTTCCGAGTTCAAAGTTCTTTTAGCCCTTCAGTATACTAACATAACTATTCCAGTTCATCACCGGCATACCTGGCAAACCAGCCGGCATCAGCATCAATCCATTAGGTAAGGCGCGATCTATTTTAACCGGCAATTCATAAGCCTGCTCAAATACCCTGACGGCAATTGTTTGTCCATTGGTTACTCCAATACCTGCGGCATCAGCAGCGGACAAGGCTACGTAAGGTTCAGGCGACAATTCGCGAATGCCTTTTGAGCAGGCGCTCATTTCTTCCGATCCCAGCACATGGTATTGCGGAAACAACAACCATCTGTCGTTACGCACTACATAGGCTTCAGGAATATCTTTAAAATAAACAGGTACAGCATCCTTATAATAAGCAAACAGCAGCTTACCGGCCTGTTCGTTCTTTAAACTACCGCCAGGTTCCTGCTGGTATTTATTCACCGCCTGAATAGAGTTCCACCCTGGCCGCCAGAAGAACGGGATCAGCGGGGATGGCGGCATACCGGAATAGCCTTCCATGGTAAAAGTGAATGGCGAGTCATCATCCTGTTTTGGTTTGGGTTCGCTTACGGCCAGGTTCGATAGCATAGCTGTGCGCCCGCTGTAACGGTGGGGTTCACGCGGCAGCGCCTGTCCGTTGATACGAAAATCATGATGTGGTGCAGCATCTGCAATACCGGCAAACTGCGGCATCAACTGTTCTGTCTGCGCCAATACATCCTCAGGATGGCAGGCGCCCCCGATGGCTACATCAGCTTGTGCAGCCCGCATTTTCAACAACCATTTCCAGCTTTCCTGGATGGCGGTATGACCTGGCATAAACACCTGAAAAAACCGTTGCGCACGCCCTTCATAGTTTACCAGGGTGCCATCGCCTTCGGCGAAGGTGGCGGCTGGCATCAGGATATCGGCATGTTGGGTAGTAAGGGTATTTAATGAGTCGAGCACGATGCAATGCTGCACACTGTGAAAAAACAGATCGGCTACCAACGTGGGCACGTTCCGGTACAGATCATTTTCCAGCACAACAGCGGTTATATTACTTTCCCGGGTAGTACGCAAAACCGCGCTCTCAAAACTGAAGGCCTGCATCATGGCCAGCCCCATACTGTTGCACTCCGGCATTACATACGCAATGCGCGCCTCATTACCGGCGGTTTTACAGGCAATGGCAATATCAAATGCGGCGCGGATCAATGTTTCATTATAACAACTGGTACCGCTGATGATCACCGGACGTTTTGCCTGCTGCAAAAACACGGCAATGTCAATAACATTTGCCAGTGTATCTTCATCAACCAGCACCCGCGACAGCGATCCGTTTAACTGGTGGGCGATCGCAAAACCAAGCCGTGCCAGGTCGTCCGGTGCATTATGCTGTATACAGGTACTTATTTCATCAAGCGGCGAGGCGGTGATGGTGCAATTGGCGAGAAATCCTTTTTCTTCCTGTACGATTTCGTGAATGGCTGCATCGTGCCAGATGGGGATGCTTTGGTTATGTTCCATGGCATGATGCGCAGCAGTTTTCAGCACACTTTGGCGAACCGCCAGCGCCATTACCGGGGCGGTGTTCCAGATGTCTTCACCCAACACCAGGATAGCATCTGCCTGTTCTATATCGTGCAGGGAAGCAGATTGTACGGCACCGGTTTGCAGTACTTCCACTATGCGCCGTTGAATAAATCCCACATTATCGCTGATGCCCTGGTAAAAATTTTCTTTACCCACCAGTTGCATCAATGCGGTATTGCTTTCTACAGAGGCACGCGGTGACCCAATGCCTATCAGCGTATGACCGGCCAGTAATTTTCTCATGTGACCCATCAATGTAACTTCGTCCACTGCTTCCACTGCCTGGCCACGGATAAGCGGCTGCGTAATCCGGTTCTCACTGTTTACAAATTCATACCCAAACCGGCCACGATCGCACAGGAAATAACCATTCACCTGGCTGTTGAACCGGTTGGTGATGCAACGCACCTGTTCATACCGTTCGCCGGCAATAGTATTACAGCCCACACTGCAATGCTGGCAAACCGAAGGCGCCGTAGTGAGGTCCCATTTGCGGGTATAATGTTCCCGCAGGGTTTTATCGGTAAAAACACCTGTTGGACAAACTTCCGCCAGGTTTCCGCTGAACGGACTTTGCAACACTCCATCCTGTTCGCGGCCAAAATAAACATGGTTGTGCGCTGCAAAAACATTCAGGTCATTACCGCCGGCATAGTCGTGGTAATAACGAACACAGCGATAACACTGGATACAGCGGTTCATTTCATGGTGAATGAACGGGCCCAGGTATTGATTGGTATATGTTCTTTTTTTGAAATGGTAGCGGCGGTAATCGTGGCCCGTCATCACCGTCATATCCTGCAGGTGGCAACTGCCGCCTTCATCACAAACCGGGCAATCGTGCGGGTGATTGGTCATCAGCCATTCTATCACCTGGCTGCGAAACGCTTTGGCGGTTTTATCAGCTACAGATACCCGCAAACCGTCTTTTATATTTTCCATGCAACTCATCATCAGCTTGCCATGGGTATCGTTCTCATCTTTATAAACCTTTACGGCGCATTGCCTGCAGGCGCCCACACTGCCCAATGCCGGATGCCAGCAGAAATACGGCAGGTCGATACCTAACCCAAGACAAGCTTCCAACAAGTTTTTTCCTTGCTTTACTTCGTAGCTTTTGTTATCTATAAAGATTGTAGACATAGCTTCTTTAGTTCAGAGTTCCGAGTTCAGAGTTCCGAGTTCAGAGTTCCGAGTTCAGAGTTCAGAGTTCAGAGTTCAGAGTTCAAAGTTTAAAGTTTCAGGGTTTCCCCCTGTAACCTGCAACAGCTTCTTTAATCATATGGGCACCTATGCATAGAAATATGCTTCTCAAAATCATCTCTGAAATACTTCAACGCGCTTTGCAGGGGTTCCATAGCGCCAGGCGCCAGGGCACAAAAAGTATTTCCGGGCCCCAACATTTGCGTATGCATTTCCAACAATTCCATATCCTGTCCGGTGCCAGTTCCCAGTTCCAGGCTTAACAACATTTTTTCTACCCAGGGTAATCCTTCGCGGCAGGGCGTACATAAGCCACAACTTTCCTGCGCAAAAAAATGTTGCAGGTTGTGTACAAAACCAACAGGACAGGTAGCATCGTCCAGCACTACCATGGTGCCGGTGCCCAGCCGGCTTCCGGTTTTTTGTACGTCGGTAAAATCCATTTTCACATCGAGGTGATCGGCAGTCAAAAAATCTGTAGAGGCGCCCCCCGGCAACACGCCTTTTAACCGATAACCATTCTTCATCCCACCAGCATGTTCTTCAATCAATTCGCGAATGGTTACGCCCATCGGCAGTTCCCAGCAACCCGGGTTGTTCACCTTTCCACTAACCCCGTATAATTTAGTACCGCTGTCGGCACTCTGGCTTAATCCCCTGAACCAGCTGACGCCATTGTTCACTATATGCGGAATATTACAAAGCGTTTCTACATTGTTCACGATGGTTGGCTTGCCATACAGGCCACTTAATTGCGGATAAGGCGGCTTGGCCCTTGGCGTGGCCCTTTTTCCTTCCAATGCATTCAACAACGCGGTTTCTTCGCCACACATATAGCGGCCCACCCCCGTATGCAAATGCATTTCCAGGCTGAACCTGCTCCCCAGGATATTCTTCCCCAGCAAACCGGCTACATAGGCTTCATGAATGCTCTTACGTAACAACTGGGCGGCCTTCTTATACGCCCAACGTAAAAATATAAACGACACTTCCGCCTGGATGGCATAGGCCGCCAGGATCATGCCTTCAATCAATTGGTGTGGATTACCCTCCAGCAGCAACCGGTCTTTAAAAGTGCCCGGCTCCATTTCATCGGCATTGGCAATCAGGTATTTTGGATGTGGGGCATGCTCATCCATAGGCACCACGCCCCATTTTATACCGGTACTGAAACCAGCGCCGCCCCGGCCTTTCAATCCGCTGTCCTTCACCAGCTGCTGCACTTCCATGGGCGTCATACCGCCCAGCGCTTTTCGCAGGGCTGCATAACCGCCCGTCATTTCATATTCCCTGAGATCGAATGGCGGACAACCGGGATGGATAAATTGTGTGAGCGGACGTTCCATAGCTGTTTCAGGTGTATTGTTTTAAAATTCGTTCCAACATATCAACGGTTAAGTCTTTATACAAATCATTATCGATCATCAGCGCCGGTGCATGATCGCAGCAGCCCAAACAGGCATTGGGTAACAGTGTAAAGCACTGGTCGCTGGTGGTTTCGCCAAATTGGATATGCAGTTTTTCCTGCAGGGCTTTATAGATTTCGCCATATTTCATTACATAACACGAAATACTGTCACACACCAGGATCACATGCCGCCCAACCGGCTTGCGGAAAATGAGGTTATAAAAAGTGGCCACACTGTCTACTTCAGCCGGACTCATTTGTAAATAAGCGGCAATGGCGCTTACGCTTTCATCACTGATCCATCCACGCTGATGCTGAACAATCTTCAATGCTTCAATAACGGCAGCGCTTTTGTGCGGCACCAGGCTTACCTCATGATCAATAAACTGGCGTTCGAGGTCGGTCAGGTACTCAGGGGCCTGATAACCTTCTGCATATTTTGCAGCGTTATTTTTTTTTGAAGCTTCTTTATTTATTTTTTGCGATATCATATTATTATTCGTGAATCGGCAATCGTGAATTGGCAAATCCCGACAAGTCGGGACAGGCAGGCAGGCAGGCAAACGGTTCGCGTCCAGGTTACCTTTCTATCAGTTACAAACCCAATAACTTAAGAACTAACAAACTGTATTTTCCCTGTTAACTTATCAACCCTGTCACCTTATCAACTCAACGATCTATATCAGCCAAAACAAAATCAATACTTCCCAGAATACTCAACAGATCACTAACCGTATACCCTTTACTGATATACGGCACCATTTGCATATGGGGGAATGACGGGGTGCGGATGCGCACACGGTAGGCCGCCGTATTGCCATCACTGATGCAGTAATAACTGTTGGCCCCCTTGGTCGCCTCGATACAACTCATGGCTTCACCGGCCGGGATCACCGGCCCCCAGCTCACATTCAGAAAGTGTGTGATGAGGGTTTCAATATCCTCCATGGTGAATTTCTTTAAGGGTGGTGTGGTAAGCGGATGGCTCGATTTATAATCCCCTGTTGGCATATTCAGCAAACACTGTTCTACAATACGCAGGCTTTGCCGCATTTCTTCTACCCGCACCAGTGCACGATCGTAACAATCGCCATGTTGAGCAGTGGGAATATCAAATTCAAACCGTTCATAGCCGCTGTACGGACGCTTTTTGCGAAAATCCCATTCAAACCCACAGGCCCTTAACCCCGGTCCCGTAACGCCCCACTCTATGGCTTCTTCCAAAGTATATATACCGATACCCCTGGTGCGCGCTTTAAAAAGACTGTTGCGGATCACCATTTTCTCATACTCTTTGATCTTCGGCGGAAAGTAGTCGATAAAATGCTGCACCAGGCGTTGCCAGCCATGGGGCAGGTCCTGCGCCACGCCGCCAATGCGGAACCAGTTGGGATGCATGCGGCCACCACAAATAGCTTCAATGATGTCGAATATTTTTTCGCGGTCGGTGAACATGTAAAACACGGGCGACAATTGCCCCAGGTCCTGGGCAAAAGTGCCAAACCAAACGAGGTGACTGGCAATGCGAAACAGCTCGCACAACATAACGCGGATGTAGATGGCCCTGTCTGGCAGCTCGATGCCGGCCAGTTTTTCAACCGACAATAAATAAGCGAGGTTATTCATAACGCCGCCCAGGTAGTCCACACGATCGGTGTAAGGGATGTACGTATGCCAGCTCTGGCGTTCGGCCATTTTCTCGGCGCCGCGGTGAT
The Niastella koreensis GR20-10 genome window above contains:
- the nuoK gene encoding NADH-quinone oxidoreductase subunit NuoK, with the translated sequence MNSAKMVLMVAAVLFCLGLIGVLTRKNVIFMLISVEIMLNAAGMAFVAAGSKWQQPDGQVMFLFILAMAAAEVSVGLALVLQIYHQHKTMDVDRLKELRD
- the nuoF gene encoding NADH-quinone oxidoreductase subunit NuoF, with the protein product MERPLTQFIHPGCPPFDLREYEMTGGYAALRKALGGMTPMEVQQLVKDSGLKGRGGAGFSTGIKWGVVPMDEHAPHPKYLIANADEMEPGTFKDRLLLEGNPHQLIEGMILAAYAIQAEVSFIFLRWAYKKAAQLLRKSIHEAYVAGLLGKNILGSRFSLEMHLHTGVGRYMCGEETALLNALEGKRATPRAKPPYPQLSGLYGKPTIVNNVETLCNIPHIVNNGVSWFRGLSQSADSGTKLYGVSGKVNNPGCWELPMGVTIRELIEEHAGGMKNGYRLKGVLPGGASTDFLTADHLDVKMDFTDVQKTGSRLGTGTMVVLDDATCPVGFVHNLQHFFAQESCGLCTPCREGLPWVEKMLLSLELGTGTGQDMELLEMHTQMLGPGNTFCALAPGAMEPLQSALKYFRDDFEKHISMHRCPYD
- the nuoC gene encoding NADH-quinone oxidoreductase subunit C/D encodes the protein MDEPDVILHELQQGTGADIQYQQKTVDEVLTWWVSQENIVRVLEFLKTGISRPYKMLYDLFGIDERNRNRFNGLPTADFTVVYVLFSFERNDFIMLKVALRGEYPSLYSITALFKNANWYEREVYDMFGIRFNGHPHLTRILMPLTWVGHPLRKDHPARATEMGPFRLSEEMETREQEALRFKPEEWGLQEHGDDADFMFLNIGPQHPGTHGVLRIILQLNGEDIVDAVPEIGFHHRGAEKMAERQSWHTYIPYTDRVDYLGGVMNNLAYLLSVEKLAGIELPDRAIYIRVMLCELFRIASHLVWFGTFAQDLGQLSPVFYMFTDREKIFDIIEAICGGRMHPNWFRIGGVAQDLPHGWQRLVQHFIDYFPPKIKEYEKMVIRNSLFKARTRGIGIYTLEEAIEWGVTGPGLRACGFEWDFRKKRPYSGYERFEFDIPTAQHGDCYDRALVRVEEMRQSLRIVEQCLLNMPTGDYKSSHPLTTPPLKKFTMEDIETLITHFLNVSWGPVIPAGEAMSCIEATKGANSYYCISDGNTAAYRVRIRTPSFPHMQMVPYISKGYTVSDLLSILGSIDFVLADIDR
- the nuoI gene encoding NADH-quinone oxidoreductase subunit NuoI; protein product: MLSHLRTMWLVFIHLFRKKETIEYPEEKVELHPRYRGRIVLTKDPDGGERCVGCYLCAVACPVDCIALQATEDENGRRYPDFFRINFSRCIFCGFCEDACPTYAIQLIPDFEMADYNRQNLVFEKEDLLIDSQGKYPGYNFYRVAGLEAGVKKKGEGANEEKPVDVHSLLP
- the nuoJ gene encoding NADH-quinone oxidoreductase subunit J codes for the protein MSTLFYISSIIAVLSTIMVITRYHPVHALLYLAVSFFSSSMVFLSLGAPFVAALEVIVYAGAIIVLFIFVVMMLNLGKETAQQEREWLKPKVWVLPAALVLLLLIEMIVLLFSNGEEVMKIAVVEPRKLALSLYGEYIIAVELTGFLLMAGIVGAAHIGKHKKEELHRFLQNGKSDNQKTKRTRKTNTVKNEQTAIHE
- the nuoE gene encoding NADH-quinone oxidoreductase subunit NuoE, translated to MISQKINKEASKKNNAAKYAEGYQAPEYLTDLERQFIDHEVSLVPHKSAAVIEALKIVQHQRGWISDESVSAIAAYLQMSPAEVDSVATFYNLIFRKPVGRHVILVCDSISCYVMKYGEIYKALQEKLHIQFGETTSDQCFTLLPNACLGCCDHAPALMIDNDLYKDLTVDMLERILKQYT
- the nuoH gene encoding NADH-quinone oxidoreductase subunit NuoH, which gives rise to MSTTQQIWIVIGVLFVLLNIAAGLIWVERRLLALWQDRLGPNRAGPLGILIVLADTLKLFFKEDWIPPFADKWIFVTAPAIVVASVLLSFVIIPFAPGIVVADLNIGILFFLAMSSLGVYSIVLGGWASNNKYALLGALRGASQMIAYEVFMGLSLMGVVMLTGSFNLGDIVMAQQHLWYVVTQPVGFIIFLIAGVAETHRLPFDIPEAESELIAGYHAEYSGMKFGMFFIGEYLGITLISAMIVTLFFGGWLGPSFLPPLIWFIIKLFFFIGLFILLRASLPRPRYDQLVTYGWKILLPLVLANVLITGAIALWMKSRI
- the nuoG gene encoding NADH-quinone oxidoreductase subunit NuoG, coding for MSTIFIDNKSYEVKQGKNLLEACLGLGIDLPYFCWHPALGSVGACRQCAVKVYKDENDTHGKLMMSCMENIKDGLRVSVADKTAKAFRSQVIEWLMTNHPHDCPVCDEGGSCHLQDMTVMTGHDYRRYHFKKRTYTNQYLGPFIHHEMNRCIQCYRCVRYYHDYAGGNDLNVFAAHNHVYFGREQDGVLQSPFSGNLAEVCPTGVFTDKTLREHYTRKWDLTTAPSVCQHCSVGCNTIAGERYEQVRCITNRFNSQVNGYFLCDRGRFGYEFVNSENRITQPLIRGQAVEAVDEVTLMGHMRKLLAGHTLIGIGSPRASVESNTALMQLVGKENFYQGISDNVGFIQRRIVEVLQTGAVQSASLHDIEQADAILVLGEDIWNTAPVMALAVRQSVLKTAAHHAMEHNQSIPIWHDAAIHEIVQEEKGFLANCTITASPLDEISTCIQHNAPDDLARLGFAIAHQLNGSLSRVLVDEDTLANVIDIAVFLQQAKRPVIISGTSCYNETLIRAAFDIAIACKTAGNEARIAYVMPECNSMGLAMMQAFSFESAVLRTTRESNITAVVLENDLYRNVPTLVADLFFHSVQHCIVLDSLNTLTTQHADILMPAATFAEGDGTLVNYEGRAQRFFQVFMPGHTAIQESWKWLLKMRAAQADVAIGGACHPEDVLAQTEQLMPQFAGIADAAPHHDFRINGQALPREPHRYSGRTAMLSNLAVSEPKPKQDDDSPFTFTMEGYSGMPPSPLIPFFWRPGWNSIQAVNKYQQEPGGSLKNEQAGKLLFAYYKDAVPVYFKDIPEAYVVRNDRWLLFPQYHVLGSEEMSACSKGIRELSPEPYVALSAADAAGIGVTNGQTIAVRVFEQAYELPVKIDRALPNGLMLMPAGLPGMPVMNWNSYVSILKG